The following coding sequences are from one Geodermatophilus normandii window:
- the recR gene encoding recombination mediator RecR, whose protein sequence is MYEGAVQDLIDELGRLPGVGPKSAQRIAFHLLAAESADVGRLVAALQRVQAEVRFCVTCYNVAEGEQCRICRDPRRSDDVICVVEEPKDVVAIERTREFRGRYHVLGGAISPIEGVGPDDLRVKELMTRLMDGTVTELIIATDPNLEGEATAAYLARLVGPLGLAVSRLASGLPVGGDLEYADEITLGRAFEGRRRIDA, encoded by the coding sequence GTGTACGAGGGTGCCGTCCAGGACCTCATCGACGAGCTCGGGCGCCTGCCCGGCGTCGGGCCCAAGAGCGCCCAGCGCATCGCCTTCCACCTGCTGGCCGCCGAGTCGGCCGACGTGGGCCGGCTGGTCGCCGCCCTGCAGCGCGTGCAGGCCGAGGTCCGCTTCTGCGTCACCTGCTACAACGTCGCCGAGGGCGAGCAGTGCCGGATCTGCAGGGACCCGCGCCGCTCCGACGACGTCATCTGCGTCGTCGAGGAGCCCAAGGACGTCGTCGCGATCGAGCGGACCCGCGAGTTCCGCGGCCGCTACCACGTCCTCGGCGGCGCCATCAGCCCGATCGAGGGCGTCGGCCCCGACGACCTGCGGGTCAAGGAGCTGATGACCCGGCTCATGGACGGCACCGTCACCGAGCTGATCATCGCCACCGACCCCAACCTCGAGGGCGAGGCCACCGCGGCCTACCTGGCCCGGCTGGTCGGCCCGCTCGGCCTCGCCGTCTCCCGCCTGGCCAGCGGGCTCCCGGTGGGCGGCGACCTCGAGTACGCCGACGAGATCACCCTCGGCCGGGCGTTCGAGGGCCGCCGCCGCATCGACGCCTGA
- a CDS encoding ABC transporter substrate-binding protein: MTPVGTPGRRVRAATAGIAATALALTACGGGDDGGGSGGGGGGGDALIIGTTDVITTIDPAGSYDNGSFAVMNQVYPFLMNTPYGSPDVEPDIAESAEFTAPTQYTVTLKDGLTFANGHELTSSDVKFTFDRMVAINDPNGPAALLGNLTSVDTPDDTTVVFNLGSPDDQTFPQVLSSPAGPIVDEEVFAADALTPDADIVEGNAFAGPYVITSYEQNDLISYEANPDYQGLYGAPKTDSINVRYYAEASNLKLDVEEGAVDVAFRSLSATDIDDLRGNDDVEVVDGPGGEIRYITFNFNTQPYGATTPEADPAKALAVRQAVAHLLDREEIADQVYRGTYTPLYSYVPEGLTGAITPLRDLYGDGQGGPDADKAAQALQAAGVQTPVQLSLQYSNDHYGPSSGDEYALIKDQLESTGLFQVDLQTTEWTQYSEQRTADVYPAYQLGWFPDYSDADNYLTPFFRTENFLGNHYANPQVDQLIAQQTSTPDPAARQALIEQIQQLVAADLSTVPYLQGAQVAVVRSGVTGAEDTLDASFKFRYGALSRG; the protein is encoded by the coding sequence ATGACTCCCGTAGGGACCCCCGGCCGGCGCGTGCGCGCGGCCACCGCCGGCATCGCCGCGACGGCGCTCGCGCTGACCGCCTGCGGCGGCGGCGACGACGGCGGCGGATCGGGTGGGGGTGGCGGTGGCGGCGACGCGCTGATCATCGGCACGACCGACGTCATCACGACGATCGACCCGGCCGGTTCCTACGACAACGGCTCCTTCGCCGTCATGAACCAGGTCTACCCGTTCCTGATGAACACCCCCTACGGCAGCCCGGACGTCGAGCCGGACATCGCCGAGTCGGCGGAGTTCACCGCGCCCACCCAGTACACCGTCACGCTGAAGGACGGCCTGACCTTCGCCAACGGCCACGAGCTGACCTCGTCGGACGTCAAGTTCACATTCGACCGCATGGTCGCCATCAACGACCCGAACGGCCCGGCGGCGCTGCTCGGCAACCTGACGAGTGTCGACACCCCCGACGACACCACGGTGGTGTTCAACCTGGGTTCGCCGGACGACCAGACCTTCCCGCAGGTGCTGTCGAGCCCGGCCGGCCCGATCGTCGACGAGGAGGTCTTCGCCGCCGACGCGCTGACCCCCGACGCCGACATCGTCGAGGGCAACGCCTTCGCCGGCCCGTACGTCATCACCAGCTACGAGCAGAACGACCTCATCTCCTACGAGGCCAACCCCGACTACCAGGGGCTGTACGGCGCGCCCAAGACCGACTCGATCAACGTCCGCTACTACGCCGAGGCGTCGAACCTCAAGCTCGACGTCGAGGAGGGAGCGGTCGACGTCGCCTTCCGCAGCCTCTCGGCGACCGACATCGACGACCTGCGCGGCAACGACGACGTCGAGGTCGTCGACGGCCCCGGCGGCGAGATCCGCTACATCACGTTCAACTTCAACACCCAGCCCTACGGCGCGACGACGCCCGAGGCCGACCCGGCCAAGGCGCTCGCCGTCCGCCAGGCGGTGGCCCACCTGCTCGACCGGGAGGAGATCGCCGACCAGGTCTACCGCGGGACCTACACCCCGCTGTACTCCTACGTCCCGGAGGGCCTGACGGGCGCCATCACGCCGCTGCGGGACCTGTACGGCGACGGCCAGGGCGGCCCCGACGCCGACAAGGCGGCCCAGGCGCTGCAGGCGGCCGGCGTGCAGACCCCGGTCCAGCTGTCGCTGCAGTACTCGAACGACCACTACGGCCCGAGCTCGGGTGACGAGTACGCGCTGATCAAGGACCAGCTCGAGTCGACCGGCCTGTTCCAGGTGGACCTGCAGACCACCGAGTGGACGCAGTACTCCGAGCAGCGCACCGCCGACGTCTACCCGGCCTACCAGCTCGGCTGGTTCCCGGACTACTCCGACGCCGACAACTACCTGACGCCGTTCTTCCGCACGGAGAACTTCCTCGGCAACCACTACGCCAACCCGCAGGTCGACCAGCTGATCGCGCAGCAGACCAGCACTCCCGACCCCGCGGCCCGTCAGGCGCTCATCGAGCAGATCCAGCAGTTGGTCGCCGCCGACCTGTCGACGGTGCCCTACCTGCAGGGCGCGCAGGTGGCCGTCGTCCGCTCCGGTGTGACCGGCGCGGAGGACACCCTCGACGCGTCCTTCAAGTTCCGCTACGGGGCCCTGTCCCGCGGCTGA